From the genome of Triticum aestivum cultivar Chinese Spring chromosome 3B, IWGSC CS RefSeq v2.1, whole genome shotgun sequence, one region includes:
- the LOC123064865 gene encoding uncharacterized protein has protein sequence MPAYDVRCSLLLLEEGRLPLPSAVAPQLVPKPKKTNPPWVRAIRAFGNTACVLFIVFILGFMLPRSRDKNHLRLFVNCAIPVLLSLGFPVMAYILTMDVDDQPQGACNA, from the exons ATGCCGGCGTACGATGTGCGCTGCAGCTTGCTCTTGCTGGAGGAAGGACGGCTGCCGCTGCCTTCGGCCGTGGCGCCACAGCTCGTGCCAAAGCCCAAGAAAACCAACCCTCCCTGGGTCCGCGCAATCAGG GCGTTCGGCAACACGGCATGTGTACTATTTATAGTCTTCATCTTGGGGTTCATGCTTCCACGGAGCAGGGACAAGAACCACCTCCGCCTGTTCGTCAACTGCGCCATCCCCGTGCTCCTCTCGCTTGGCTTCCCTGTCATGGCCTATATCCTCACCATGGACGTTGATGATCAACCCCAGGGCGCATGCAATGCGTGA